In one window of Stigmatopora argus isolate UIUO_Sarg chromosome 19, RoL_Sarg_1.0, whole genome shotgun sequence DNA:
- the prox1a gene encoding prospero homeobox protein 1a has product MPDHDSDSLLNRQTKRRRVDIGVKRTVGGPASSAAAAAATATSDSIARAKAAIFSAMNSLSAHAHHGSDADPTEHPHGGPGAVSAGDGESKSNVLRKLLKRANSYEDAMMPFPGTTIISQLLKSNLAKNVGGLDRGERGERADHGFPGSGLSNASSDAPQEDACSNSSRESSPQECLSPFGRPPGPGAFEVERLNDEHLRAKRARVENIIRGMSHSPSVLVPPSSRHEMDMDGEREMELECPPPRSQHRGPGGGPGSPRAGEVCGGAVGGGGGRENKRKQRLPQQQQQSFTQLACQRKEQKQEERRQLKLQLEDMQKQLRQLQEKFFQIYDSTDDSEHNDAGNLSEDSPPRSDAGADEPGADERGGEDLRSDNDLSELDPARFLDRARALLQQQALLEEGEKPRRDGSARGKGPAGPTGTPTSLHAEGKQLAETLKQELNSAMTQVVDTVVKVFAKPPRPTPQQAFPPLSLPAERFSAAVNGDNNPNFHTANPRLQCFGDVIIPNPLDSFAGLPGIPGAVNDQTEALPLVVRKTAAEHHHHHQHHQHHPHHQSSAVGAHGGHHHPSLHPSSLSASMGFSPPSFRHPFPLPLMGYPFQSPLGPPTGSYPGKDRSSPDSMDLSRETTSLRTKMSSGHHLGHHHHHHHRSCSPAHPGSTAEGLSLSLIKSECGDLQDMSDISPYSGGNIQEGLSPNHLKKAKLMFFYTRYPSSNMLKMFFSDVKFNRCITSQLIKWFSNFREFYYIQMEKFARQAINDGAAGVEDLSVSRDCELFRALNMHYNKANDFEVPDRFLEVAEITLREFFNAIVAGKDVDPSWKKAIYKVICKLDSEVPDIFKSPNCLQELLHE; this is encoded by the exons ATGCCGGACCATGACAGCGATTCCCTCCTGAACAGACAGACCAAGCGACGACGCGTGGACATCGGCGTGAAGAGGACCGTGGGCGGCCCCGCCTCCtccgcagcagcagcagcagcgacAGCCACTAGCGATAGCATCGCCCGCGCCAAAGCAGCCATTTTTAGCGCCATGAACTCCCTGAGCGCTCACGCTCACCACGGCTCGGACGCCGACCCCACCGAGCACCCGCACGGGGGCCCCGGCGCGGTCtcggccggcgacggcgagtcCAAGTCCAACGTATTGCGGAAGCTGCTGAAGCGGGCCAACTCCTACGAGGACGCCATGATGCCCTTTCCCGGCACCACCATTATCTCGCAGTTGCTCAAGAGCAACTTGGCCAAAAACGTCGGCGGGCTGGACAGGGGGGAGCGCGGCGAGAGGGCGGACCACGGCTTCCCCGGCTCGGGGCTGTCCAACGCCAGCTCCGACGCCCCCCAGGAGGACGCCTGCAGCAATTCCTCCCGAGAGAGCAGCCCTCAGGAGTGCCTGTCGCCCTTCGGCCGGCCCCCCGGCCCGGGCGCCTTCGAGGTGGAGCGGCTCAACGACGAGCACCTTCGGGCCAAGCGGGCCCGGGTGGAGAACATCATCCGCGGGATGAGCCACTCCCCCAGCGTGCTGGTGCCGCCGTCCTCGCGCCACGAGATGGACATGGACGGGGAGCGGGAAATGGAGCTGGAGTGCCCGCCCCCTCGGTCCCAGCACCGGGGCCCCGGCGGCGGCCCCGGTAGCCCCAGGGCGGGAGAGGTCTGCGGGGGAGCGGTCGGTGGCGGGGGCGGCAGGGAAAACAAGCGCAAGCAGCGTCTGccgcaacagcagcagcagagtTTCACCCAGCTGGCGTGCCAGAGGAAGGAGCAGAAGCAGGAGGAGCGCCGACAACTTAAACTCCAGCTGGAGGACATGCAGAAGCAGCTCCGCCAGCTGCAGGAGAAGTTCTTCCAGATCTACGACTCCACCGACGACTCGGAGCACAACGACGCGGGGAACCTGTCCGAGGACAGCCCGCCCAGGTCGGACGCCGGGGCCGACGAGCCGGGCGCCGACGAGAGGGGCGGCGAAGACCTGCGCTCCGACAACGACTTATCCGAGCTGGACCCCGCCCGCTTCCTGGACCGGGCCCGGGCGCTGCTTCAGCAGCAGGCCCTGCTCGAGGAGGGCGAGAAACCCCGGCGGGACGGGTCGGCCCGCGGCAAGGGGCCGGCCGGCCCGACCGGGACGCCGACCTCCCTCCACGCCGAGGGTAAACAGCTAGCCGAGACGCTGAAGCAGGAATTGAATTCCGCCATGACGCAGGTGGTGGACACGGTGGTCAAGGTGTTCGCCAAGCCGCCGCGGCCCACGCCCCAGCAGGCCTTCCCCCCGCTGTCCCTGCCCGCCGAGAGGTTCTCGGCGGCGGTCAACGGGGACAACAACCCCAACTTCCACACGGCCAACCCGAGGCTGCAGTGCTTTGGCGACGTGATCATTCCCAACCCGCTGGACTCCTTCGCCGGCCTCCCCGGCATCCCCGGCGCGGTCAACGACCAGACCGAGGCCCTGCCGCTGGTGGTCCGGAAGACGGCGGCcgagcaccaccaccaccaccagcaccaCCAGCACCACCCGCACCACCAATCCTCGGCGGTGGGCGCCCACGGGGGTCACCACCACCCGTCCCTGCACCCGTCCTCGCTCTCGGCCTCCATGGGCTTCAGTCCCCCTTCCTTCCGCCACCCGTTCCCCTTGCCGCTGATGGGTTACCCCTTCCAGAGCCCGCTGGGGCCCCCAACGGGGAGCTACCCGGGCAAGGACCGCTCCTCGCCCGACTCCATGGACCTGTCCCGCGAGACCACGAGCCTGAGGACCAAGATGTCATCCGGGCACCACCTGggtcaccaccaccaccaccaccaccgctcCTGTTCGCCGGCCCACCCGGGCAGCACGGCGGAAGGACTGTCCTTGTCCCTGATCAAATCCGAATGCGGCGACCTTCAAGACATGTCCGACATCTCGCCTTACTCGGGCGGCAAC ATACAGGAGGGTCTCTCCCCCAATCACCTGAAGAAGGCCAAGCTCATGTTCTTCTACACCCGCTACCCGAGCTCCAACATGCTGAAAATGTTCTTCTCTGACGTCAAG TTTAACCGTTGCATCACCTCGCAGCTGATCAAATGGTTCAGCAACTTCCGCGAGTTCTACTACATCCAAATGGAGAAGTTTGCCCGGCAGGCCATCAACGACGGCGCCGCCGGCGTGGAGGACCTCAGCGTCAGCCGCGATTGCGAGCTCTTCCGAGCCCTCAACATGCACTACAACAAGGCCAACGACTTTGAG GTCCCCGACCGCTTCCTGGAAGTGGCGGAAATCACGCTGCGCGAGTTTTTCAACGCCATCGTGGCGGGCAAGGACGTGGACCCTTCGTGGAAGAAGGCCATCTACAAAGTCATCTGCAAGCTGGATAGCGAAGTTCCCGACATCTTCAAGTCGCCCAACTGCCTCCAGGAGCTTCTAcacgagtaa